In a single window of the Dreissena polymorpha isolate Duluth1 chromosome 3, UMN_Dpol_1.0, whole genome shotgun sequence genome:
- the LOC127873854 gene encoding 2-aminoethylphosphonate--pyruvate transaminase-like isoform X2: protein MADKKLFTPGPLGTSMSVKQAMLRDLGSRDVEFISLVKYIRTKLCKIAGVPQSEFTAVPMQGSGTYGVESVFQTACPRKGANVLCIENGAYGKRLGKICDVMGVKYRVLSFPENEFVDPVAVQKALKGDRSITMVAMVHCETSSGVFNPVVEVGQLVKHELPGSVFFVDAMSSFGAVPLDLMRGHVDFLVSSANKCLEGVPGFAYVIARISELNKCKGNSRSLSLDVFDQYENLEKTSQFRFTPPTHAMLAFSQALRELDSEGGVAGRSARYSENCELLKAGMKEMGFKEFLEPKHKGYIITSFRFPQHPNFNFNTFYTKLNEKDQVIYPGKVLNADCFRIGNIGHLFPADMKHLLACVREVCKDMGMPLPLT from the exons ATGGCAG ACAAGAAGTTGTTTACACCCGGTCCCCTGGGCACATCCATGAGTGTGAAGCAGGCCATGCTGCGTGACCTGGGCTCCAGGGATGTAGAGTTTATCAGTCTGGTCAAGTACATCCGCACCAAGCTCTGCAAGATTGCAG GTGTACCCCAGTCTGAGTTTACTGCTGTGCCCATGCAAGGCAGTGGCACGTATGGAGTGGAGTCCGTCTTCCAGACTGCCTGCCCACGGAAAGGCGCTAAC GTTCTGTGCATTGAGAATGGCGCCTACGGTAAACGCCTGGGCAAGATCTGTGATGTAATGGGAGTGAAGTATCGCGTTCTTTCCTTCCCTGAGAACGAGTTTGTTGACCCTGTGGCTGTGCAGAAAGCACTGAAAGGAGACCGGTCTATCACAATGGTTGCCATGGTGCACTGTGAGACCAGCTCGGGTGTATTCAACCCTGTGGTGGAAGTTGGACAACTGGTTAAACATGAATTACCAG GCAGTGTATTCTTTGTGGATGCCATGAGCAGTTTTGGTGCGGTGCCTCTTGACCTGATGCGAGGTCACGTAGACTTCCTGGTCAGCTCAGCCAACAAGTGCCTCGAGGGTGTTCCAGGATTTGCATACGTGATTGCCAGGATCAGTGAACTCAACAAGTGCAAAG GCAACTCGAGGAGTCTGAGTCTGGATGTGTTTGACCAGTATGAGAACCTAGAGAAGACAAGCCAGTTCcggtttaccccacccacccatGCCATGCTGGCATTCTCCCAGGCCCTGAGAGAGCTGGACAGTGAAGGGGGTGTTGCAGGCCGCTCTGCTAG GTATTCTGAGAATTGCGAACTGCTGAAAGCTGGAATGAAGGAGATGGGTTTTAAAGAATTTCTGGAGCCCAAACACAAAGGATACATCATCACATCATTCCGTTTCCCTCAACATCCCAACTTCAACTTCAACACATTCTACACTAAGCTGAACGAGAAAG ACCAGGTGATCTATCCAGGTAAGGTGTTGAACGCAGACTGTTTCCGTATCGGCAACATCGGTCATCTGTTCCCGGCGGACATGAAACACCTGCTGGCATGTGTACGGGAGGTGTGCAAAGACATGGGCATGCCGCTACCATTGACATAA
- the LOC127873855 gene encoding E2F-associated phosphoprotein-like, with amino-acid sequence MFKMDRDLDYLDFDDDSDNDHAESSDDEIDILLHGTPEQKRKLTRPQTGQRRVKGQEEEDDLDEFEKEMNEELNGRVKEMERRRGSFSEAVGCSSKTVMDLDAEEPVKFYDDVYFDSDEEDMVSQGDAAKNKRKQPSNDDLLYNPEEDDDNEKWMETQRRSYLPHPQPGRSRKQKPLPNSDAILDCPACMTTLCLDCQRHDVYNNQYRAMFVSHCKVDTSELLKFPKGSKLSKKQKRVRTGDSAETADDGNTGEMFNPVKCEECNTVVAVYDRDEVYHFFNVLASY; translated from the exons ATGTTCAAAATGGACAGAGACCTCGACTACCTTGATTTCGATGATGACAGTGACAATGACCATGCAGAAAG TTCAGACGATGAGATTGACATCCTGCTGCATGGAACGCCTGAGCAAAAGAGGAAGTTGACGAGACCCCAAACAGGTCAGAGAAGGGTCAAAGGTCAGGAAGAAGAGGATGATCTTGATGAGTTTGAAAAAGAAATGAATGAGGAGCTTAATGGCAGGGTGAAAGAGATGGAAAGAAGGCGAGGATCATTCTCAG AGGCTGTGGGTTGTTCAAGCAAAACAGTTATGGATCTTGATGCAGAGGAACCAGTGAAGTTTTATGATGATGTCTACTTTGACTCTGATGAAGAAGACATGGTTAGCCAAG GGGACGCCGCTAAGAATAAAAGAAAGCAACCAAGCAATGATGATCTTCTGTACAACCCTGAAGAAGATGACGACAATGAGAAGTGGATGGAGACCCAGCGGCGCTCATACTTGCCCCACCCCCAACCTGGTCGCTCTCGCAAGCAGAAACCCCTGCCTAACAGTGATGCTATTTTGGATTGTCCTGCCTGCATGACAACATTGTGTTTGGACTGTCAGAG ACATGATGTTTACAACAATCAGTACAGAGCCATGTTTGTGTCCCACTGTAAGGTTGACACCAGTGAACTGCTCAAGTTTCCCAAAGGCAGTAAGTTGTCCAAGAAGCAGAAAAGAGTCCGCACTGGAGACAGTGCTGAGACAGCTGATGATGGCAACACTGGGGAAATGTTCAACCCTGTCAAATGTGAGGAATGTAATACAGTTGTTGCAGTGTATGATAGAGACGAAGTGTACCATTTCTTTAatgtgcttgccagttactga
- the LOC127873854 gene encoding 2-aminoethylphosphonate--pyruvate transaminase-like isoform X1: MRLRLIFRHRGVIPQALTNLTAVQGLRPLHVTPSTMADKKLFTPGPLGTSMSVKQAMLRDLGSRDVEFISLVKYIRTKLCKIAGVPQSEFTAVPMQGSGTYGVESVFQTACPRKGANVLCIENGAYGKRLGKICDVMGVKYRVLSFPENEFVDPVAVQKALKGDRSITMVAMVHCETSSGVFNPVVEVGQLVKHELPGSVFFVDAMSSFGAVPLDLMRGHVDFLVSSANKCLEGVPGFAYVIARISELNKCKGNSRSLSLDVFDQYENLEKTSQFRFTPPTHAMLAFSQALRELDSEGGVAGRSARYSENCELLKAGMKEMGFKEFLEPKHKGYIITSFRFPQHPNFNFNTFYTKLNEKDQVIYPGKVLNADCFRIGNIGHLFPADMKHLLACVREVCKDMGMPLPLT; encoded by the exons ATGAGGCTTCGACTAATATTTCGCCACAGAGGTGTTATCCCGCAAGCATTGACCAATCTGACAGCTGTGCAAGGACTCAGACCTTTGCATGTGACCCCTTCAACAATGGCAG ACAAGAAGTTGTTTACACCCGGTCCCCTGGGCACATCCATGAGTGTGAAGCAGGCCATGCTGCGTGACCTGGGCTCCAGGGATGTAGAGTTTATCAGTCTGGTCAAGTACATCCGCACCAAGCTCTGCAAGATTGCAG GTGTACCCCAGTCTGAGTTTACTGCTGTGCCCATGCAAGGCAGTGGCACGTATGGAGTGGAGTCCGTCTTCCAGACTGCCTGCCCACGGAAAGGCGCTAAC GTTCTGTGCATTGAGAATGGCGCCTACGGTAAACGCCTGGGCAAGATCTGTGATGTAATGGGAGTGAAGTATCGCGTTCTTTCCTTCCCTGAGAACGAGTTTGTTGACCCTGTGGCTGTGCAGAAAGCACTGAAAGGAGACCGGTCTATCACAATGGTTGCCATGGTGCACTGTGAGACCAGCTCGGGTGTATTCAACCCTGTGGTGGAAGTTGGACAACTGGTTAAACATGAATTACCAG GCAGTGTATTCTTTGTGGATGCCATGAGCAGTTTTGGTGCGGTGCCTCTTGACCTGATGCGAGGTCACGTAGACTTCCTGGTCAGCTCAGCCAACAAGTGCCTCGAGGGTGTTCCAGGATTTGCATACGTGATTGCCAGGATCAGTGAACTCAACAAGTGCAAAG GCAACTCGAGGAGTCTGAGTCTGGATGTGTTTGACCAGTATGAGAACCTAGAGAAGACAAGCCAGTTCcggtttaccccacccacccatGCCATGCTGGCATTCTCCCAGGCCCTGAGAGAGCTGGACAGTGAAGGGGGTGTTGCAGGCCGCTCTGCTAG GTATTCTGAGAATTGCGAACTGCTGAAAGCTGGAATGAAGGAGATGGGTTTTAAAGAATTTCTGGAGCCCAAACACAAAGGATACATCATCACATCATTCCGTTTCCCTCAACATCCCAACTTCAACTTCAACACATTCTACACTAAGCTGAACGAGAAAG ACCAGGTGATCTATCCAGGTAAGGTGTTGAACGCAGACTGTTTCCGTATCGGCAACATCGGTCATCTGTTCCCGGCGGACATGAAACACCTGCTGGCATGTGTACGGGAGGTGTGCAAAGACATGGGCATGCCGCTACCATTGACATAA